Proteins encoded together in one Desulfovibrio sp. UCD-KL4C window:
- the ftsW gene encoding putative lipid II flippase FtsW — MNKKKTLSDKPERPDYWLLGAALLLACFGLMMVLSASGIMAERFFDDKYLFFRKQAVFLALGVFLMFISSKLPKSFFYNLVYVWLMVAFALLFLCDFTPLSISAGGARRWIAMGPLRIQPLEFCKPALILYLAYFFSRKQEMIKSFSIGFLPPFAITGALCLLLMLQPDFGGAVFLAMILFFMSLVGGTRISYLLTSLLFAGGAGYLLITSSPYRLKRMTAFMDPFKSAHNEGYQLVQSLYAFGSGNIFGQGLGAGKQKLFFLPEAHNDFIMAVVGEELGFIGVAIVFLVIGFILWRGFKIALAQDHLQDRFTAYGLTIMLAIGFTLNLAVVMGTVPPKGVPMPFVSYGGSNMLVSCICIGILLNLSRGKV; from the coding sequence TTGAATAAAAAGAAGACACTTTCCGATAAACCGGAACGACCGGACTATTGGCTCTTAGGCGCAGCTCTTTTGCTTGCGTGCTTCGGACTCATGATGGTTCTGTCTGCCAGCGGAATTATGGCTGAACGGTTTTTCGATGATAAGTACCTGTTTTTCAGAAAACAGGCTGTCTTCCTTGCGCTTGGCGTCTTTCTAATGTTTATCAGCTCGAAGCTACCTAAATCATTTTTTTACAACTTGGTTTATGTCTGGCTGATGGTGGCCTTCGCACTCTTATTCCTGTGCGACTTCACCCCTCTCTCGATTTCAGCAGGCGGAGCTAGACGCTGGATCGCCATGGGACCGCTACGTATTCAGCCTCTTGAATTCTGTAAGCCTGCGCTGATTTTATATCTTGCATACTTTTTCTCGCGCAAGCAGGAAATGATCAAGTCATTCAGCATAGGATTTCTGCCTCCTTTCGCTATTACCGGAGCTCTGTGCCTGCTTCTTATGTTGCAACCGGATTTCGGCGGAGCAGTTTTTCTGGCCATGATTTTATTTTTTATGAGTTTAGTCGGCGGAACCCGTATTTCATATCTGCTGACATCACTGCTTTTCGCAGGAGGGGCAGGATATCTACTTATTACAAGTTCACCATACAGACTAAAACGCATGACTGCGTTTATGGATCCTTTTAAAAGCGCTCATAATGAAGGCTATCAGCTCGTTCAGTCTCTATATGCTTTTGGTTCCGGAAACATTTTTGGACAAGGACTTGGAGCTGGAAAACAAAAACTTTTCTTCCTTCCTGAGGCGCACAATGACTTTATTATGGCCGTAGTAGGTGAAGAACTAGGGTTTATCGGAGTTGCAATTGTATTTTTAGTTATCGGATTCATACTTTGGCGAGGATTTAAAATAGCTTTGGCTCAGGACCATCTTCAAGACAGGTTCACGGCTTACGGTTTAACAATAATGCTTGCTATAGGTTTTACACTGAATCTGGCTGTTGTCATGGGAACAGTTCCTCCAAAGGGAGTACCGATGCCCTTCGTAAGCTATGGAGGATCGAACATGCTTGTTTCGTGTATCTGCATCGGCATACTTCTCAACCTTTCACGGGGGAAAGTATAA
- the murD gene encoding UDP-N-acetylmuramoyl-L-alanine--D-glutamate ligase, with protein MDSEFVKQVTKTRMFTNRLAVVAGAGRSGIAAAKLLYALGAIVRIVDENTNVTEELLQGLGRHAQLMTGPVCPEQFQDAEVIVTSPGVPVSKIKPMLGNMSERKIISELELASWFADEPKIAITGTNGKTTTTALITHILEQSGKTVFAGANYGPPLSEYILDKERCDVLVLEVSSFQLQNCHLFRPDIAILLNISANHLDYHLDMDEYVAAKLKIFARQTPENLAILPASMRDELNPDEFTKAETKWFDGKTIKEQANLPGIHNRSNIEAAWLALEKFGMSREVFQAGLDTFKGKPHRIEKIGSVNGITFIDDSKGTNLDAVIAALGSFDGPIRLLLGGVFKGGNVAEMIPAMKGKVAEIALFGAGREHFEGPLYNDFKISWHENLEKAVRTLFASSAAGETILLSPGTASFDAYKGYAARGDDFKRIMEDLS; from the coding sequence ATGGATAGCGAATTCGTCAAACAGGTCACAAAGACCCGCATGTTTACAAACCGACTGGCAGTTGTTGCCGGAGCCGGACGCTCAGGTATTGCCGCAGCAAAGCTGCTGTATGCCCTCGGTGCTATTGTGCGCATTGTTGATGAAAATACAAATGTTACTGAAGAACTTCTGCAAGGACTAGGAAGGCATGCACAGCTGATGACAGGCCCTGTATGCCCTGAACAGTTCCAAGATGCTGAAGTTATTGTTACCAGCCCCGGTGTTCCTGTCAGCAAGATCAAGCCGATGCTTGGTAATATGTCTGAAAGGAAAATTATTTCAGAACTTGAACTGGCTTCATGGTTTGCTGACGAACCCAAAATCGCAATTACCGGAACAAACGGCAAAACAACGACAACAGCTCTGATCACACACATACTCGAACAGTCTGGGAAAACTGTATTTGCCGGAGCAAACTACGGACCTCCCCTTTCAGAATACATTCTGGATAAAGAGCGATGCGATGTTCTGGTTCTTGAAGTATCCAGCTTTCAATTGCAAAACTGTCATCTTTTCAGACCTGACATTGCTATTTTGCTCAATATTTCAGCGAATCATCTGGATTACCATCTGGATATGGATGAATACGTTGCTGCCAAGCTTAAAATTTTCGCACGCCAAACACCTGAAAATTTAGCAATACTTCCAGCTTCGATGCGCGATGAACTTAATCCGGATGAATTTACAAAAGCCGAGACTAAATGGTTTGACGGAAAAACTATTAAAGAACAGGCAAATCTTCCCGGCATTCATAACCGCTCTAATATTGAAGCGGCGTGGCTCGCACTTGAGAAATTCGGAATGTCCAGAGAGGTTTTTCAGGCAGGGCTTGATACCTTTAAAGGCAAACCTCATCGCATTGAAAAGATCGGTTCTGTAAACGGTATAACTTTTATCGACGACTCCAAAGGAACTAACCTGGATGCGGTCATTGCAGCACTCGGAAGCTTTGACGGCCCTATCAGACTGCTCCTTGGAGGCGTATTCAAAGGCGGAAACGTTGCAGAAATGATTCCAGCAATGAAAGGAAAAGTTGCTGAAATCGCATTATTCGGAGCCGGACGGGAACACTTTGAAGGACCACTGTACAATGACTTTAAAATTTCATGGCATGAAAATTTAGAAAAGGCAGTTCGCACTCTTTTCGCAAGCTCTGCTGCGGGGGAAACAATCCTGCTTTCACCGGGCACTGCAAGTTTTGACGCATACAAAGGGTACGCCGCACGAGGCGACGATTTTAAAAGGATTATGGAGGATTTGTCTTGA
- the mraY gene encoding phospho-N-acetylmuramoyl-pentapeptide-transferase, which produces MIYHFLVPLSAQISALNVFRYITFRSIYALLTALIITIVLGPAMMRWLQRIKCGQYIQEDGPKHQCKAGTPTMGGLLLGFGVLISTLLWADLSNIYVWLTIFVFVGFGAVGFVDDYIKVVRKQNKGLSAISKLVGQLIVAGIAVSLLIMQPAYSTELAVPFFKNISPDLGWFYLPFALLVLIGSSNGVNLTDGLDGLAIGPSIVGASCFAFFIYVAGHVGIASYLNVTHVPGVGEVTVFCGALVGAGLGFLWYNAYPAQIFMGDVGSLSIGGVLGFIAVLAKQELLLTIVGGVFVFETLSVILQVGYFKFSGGKRIFRMAPLHHHFEHKGIPESKIVIRFWILSVLMALMALSTLKLR; this is translated from the coding sequence ATGATTTATCATTTTCTAGTTCCCCTGAGCGCACAAATCAGTGCTTTGAATGTTTTCAGATACATAACATTCAGATCAATTTATGCCCTGCTCACAGCACTGATAATAACTATAGTTCTTGGCCCTGCCATGATGCGCTGGCTGCAAAGAATCAAATGCGGCCAATATATTCAAGAAGACGGCCCAAAGCATCAGTGCAAAGCCGGAACTCCGACGATGGGCGGACTGCTTTTAGGATTCGGCGTATTAATTTCAACCCTTTTGTGGGCTGATCTTTCTAACATATATGTTTGGCTTACAATCTTTGTATTCGTCGGATTCGGAGCCGTAGGCTTTGTTGATGACTACATTAAAGTTGTAAGAAAACAGAACAAAGGACTTTCAGCCATTTCAAAGCTTGTCGGACAACTGATAGTTGCAGGAATAGCTGTTTCATTACTGATTATGCAGCCAGCATATTCCACAGAACTTGCGGTTCCGTTCTTTAAAAATATCAGCCCCGATTTGGGATGGTTCTACCTGCCTTTCGCATTGCTGGTACTGATCGGATCTTCGAATGGTGTAAACCTTACAGACGGACTGGATGGACTCGCAATCGGGCCTTCTATTGTCGGAGCGAGTTGTTTTGCATTTTTCATCTATGTTGCAGGACATGTGGGAATTGCAAGCTACCTCAACGTCACTCATGTCCCCGGAGTGGGAGAAGTAACAGTCTTCTGTGGAGCTTTAGTGGGAGCAGGACTCGGATTCCTCTGGTACAACGCTTATCCCGCCCAAATTTTTATGGGCGATGTGGGTTCACTCAGTATCGGCGGAGTTTTGGGATTTATCGCAGTGTTAGCAAAGCAGGAACTTTTACTGACCATTGTAGGCGGAGTATTTGTTTTTGAAACTCTCTCCGTAATTCTTCAGGTTGGATATTTTAAATTCAGCGGCGGTAAACGGATTTTCCGCATGGCCCCGCTTCATCATCATTTTGAGCACAAAGGAATCCCTGAATCAAAAATTGTTATAAGATTCTGGATACTTTCAGTATTAATGGCCTTAATGGCTTTAAGCACCCTGAAACTCAGGTAG
- the murF gene encoding UDP-N-acetylmuramoyl-tripeptide--D-alanyl-D-alanine ligase gives MKITLCELEKQLKGGSDLPCATDIEVTAVRIDSRLVQKGDVFFCIEGSNYDGHNFAEAAINAGAAAVVVSKHLQNLDDKPVIMVKNTIEALGKLAAYWRTKSKAKMIAVTGSAGKTTVKEMLAHVIAEKNTVHKNFMNLNNQIGLPMSMLEATGEEDFWVMELGISLLGDMEELGPVARPDMAIIHNIGPAHLEGLGSMENVATSKASLFKYLQPDGTGLCCKDHALLWDAAIDLIEPVPFSSQDKNAFYYSELLETLPDGTGRFLIKAGDETAETILPTCGSHFAENAAAVTCAASILGFKLQEIADRLKTIQLPKQRFHCHAYGKWILIDDSYNANPLSMDKAIDTAKIIAGERSLILVLGDMLELGTDATRAHRELGKKIAAIDPAATFYFGEHYEDVASSTNGSTLVPVNKPSEFLTGIHELGLNNAVVLFKGSRSCRMENYFQALNNEVTGETGGNKA, from the coding sequence TTGAAAATAACCTTATGTGAACTTGAAAAACAGCTCAAAGGTGGATCTGACCTCCCTTGTGCAACAGACATCGAAGTCACAGCCGTACGTATAGACAGCAGGCTGGTACAAAAAGGTGATGTATTCTTCTGTATAGAAGGATCAAATTACGACGGCCATAATTTTGCGGAAGCCGCTATTAATGCCGGAGCTGCAGCGGTTGTTGTATCAAAACACTTGCAAAATCTTGATGATAAACCGGTCATCATGGTTAAGAATACAATAGAAGCATTAGGTAAATTGGCTGCGTACTGGCGCACTAAATCGAAAGCAAAAATGATTGCGGTTACAGGTTCTGCCGGAAAAACCACCGTTAAAGAGATGCTGGCTCATGTTATTGCCGAAAAAAACACTGTTCATAAAAATTTCATGAACCTGAACAACCAGATTGGACTTCCGATGTCCATGCTGGAAGCTACAGGTGAAGAAGATTTCTGGGTAATGGAACTCGGTATCAGCCTGCTTGGAGATATGGAAGAGCTAGGCCCTGTGGCACGTCCGGATATGGCAATCATACACAACATAGGACCAGCTCACCTTGAAGGTTTAGGCTCAATGGAGAACGTTGCCACCAGCAAAGCATCACTTTTCAAGTATCTGCAGCCGGATGGCACAGGACTTTGTTGTAAGGATCATGCTCTTCTCTGGGATGCAGCAATTGATCTGATTGAACCTGTTCCTTTTTCTTCTCAAGATAAGAACGCATTTTATTACAGTGAACTGCTTGAAACTCTGCCTGACGGTACGGGTCGTTTTCTTATCAAGGCAGGAGATGAAACGGCTGAAACAATTCTGCCGACTTGCGGTTCTCATTTTGCAGAAAACGCCGCGGCAGTCACATGTGCGGCATCGATTCTAGGATTTAAATTGCAGGAGATTGCTGACAGATTAAAAACTATACAGCTTCCGAAGCAAAGATTCCACTGTCACGCTTACGGAAAGTGGATACTTATAGACGATTCATACAATGCGAATCCTCTTTCCATGGACAAAGCTATTGATACTGCAAAAATAATTGCAGGAGAAAGATCTTTGATCCTGGTGCTCGGAGACATGCTCGAGTTAGGTACGGATGCAACACGAGCTCATCGTGAACTGGGCAAAAAAATTGCTGCAATCGATCCGGCTGCTACATTTTATTTCGGTGAACATTACGAGGATGTGGCTTCATCCACTAACGGATCAACTTTAGTTCCGGTAAATAAGCCCTCAGAATTTCTGACTGGAATACATGAATTAGGATTAAATAATGCGGTAGTTCTTTTTAAAGGGTCAAGATCCTGCCGCATGGAAAATTACTTCCAAGCACTTAATAATGAGGTCACAGGGGAGACCGGAGGAAACAAAGCATGA
- a CDS encoding UDP-N-acetylmuramoyl-L-alanyl-D-glutamate--2,6-diaminopimelate ligase, whose product MSDITMDITKWNRLLEKVKEGLMVRTDSREVESGDVFVAISGPLCDGTDFVPQAIKNGAAYIVCASQVTTGSAKLIRHSDPREALVELAKAYFKTDKSTVKIIGITGTNGKTTTSYLIEQLLTCAGMKVGVLGTVSYRWPGFKMNAPLTTPGCWQLHEMLAQMNKANVDVMVMEVSSHALHQKRVAGIDFDAAVLTNITQDHLDYHGDMESYFEAKSMLFNYYPLTGKCGIINFNDPYGRRLLKSYSPSIGFGLGTPEELPGDNLCGEMISCTGKGMILKMTFGEDSWEINTDFIGNHNGLNLLAAQAVGLHLGLTPAQIKATTFHGVPGRLERVRNDHGFDIFVDYAHTPDALENVLSTLKALNFKRIITVFGCGGDRDKTKRPLMAAAACKYSDVAVLTSDNPRTEYPLEIINDVRAGMTQCSMTIEEPDRALAIRKAVKEFKTGDVLLIAGKGHETYQIIGTKKRDFSDALEVTSAIKEIFG is encoded by the coding sequence ATGTCAGACATTACTATGGACATAACAAAATGGAACAGACTCCTCGAGAAAGTTAAAGAGGGGCTCATGGTTCGCACAGATTCGCGGGAAGTTGAATCCGGCGATGTTTTTGTCGCTATTTCCGGACCGCTCTGCGATGGAACAGACTTTGTTCCGCAAGCCATTAAAAATGGAGCCGCATATATCGTTTGTGCCTCTCAGGTAACTACTGGATCAGCAAAATTAATCCGTCACTCTGATCCGCGCGAAGCTCTGGTTGAGCTTGCTAAAGCATATTTCAAGACTGACAAGTCCACGGTTAAGATCATTGGAATTACCGGAACAAACGGTAAAACAACAACATCTTACCTGATTGAACAGCTGTTAACCTGTGCAGGGATGAAAGTAGGAGTTCTCGGAACCGTCAGCTACCGCTGGCCCGGTTTCAAAATGAATGCTCCGCTTACAACCCCGGGATGTTGGCAGTTGCATGAAATGCTCGCACAGATGAACAAGGCAAATGTTGATGTCATGGTTATGGAAGTTTCATCACACGCCCTTCACCAGAAACGTGTTGCAGGTATTGATTTTGACGCCGCAGTTCTGACGAATATTACTCAGGACCACTTAGATTACCACGGCGATATGGAATCATACTTTGAAGCAAAATCAATGCTGTTCAATTATTACCCACTCACCGGAAAATGCGGGATTATAAATTTCAACGATCCTTACGGTAGAAGACTTCTTAAGTCTTACTCACCTTCAATAGGATTCGGACTTGGAACTCCTGAAGAACTTCCCGGAGACAATCTTTGCGGTGAAATGATTTCATGCACCGGCAAGGGAATGATTCTTAAAATGACTTTCGGTGAAGATTCATGGGAAATTAATACCGACTTTATCGGTAACCATAACGGGTTAAATCTACTTGCAGCACAGGCTGTAGGGTTGCATTTAGGGCTTACTCCAGCCCAGATCAAAGCAACAACTTTCCACGGTGTTCCCGGAAGGCTTGAAAGAGTCAGAAATGATCATGGGTTCGATATTTTTGTGGATTACGCCCACACTCCTGATGCTCTCGAAAATGTTCTTTCCACATTAAAGGCGCTGAATTTCAAACGAATTATCACCGTGTTTGGCTGTGGTGGAGACAGAGATAAGACAAAACGTCCACTTATGGCCGCAGCAGCATGCAAATATTCAGATGTAGCAGTTTTGACATCAGACAATCCAAGGACAGAATATCCTCTTGAAATCATAAATGATGTCCGCGCTGGCATGACGCAATGTTCTATGACAATTGAAGAACCGGATAGAGCTTTAGCAATTCGTAAAGCAGTAAAAGAATTTAAAACTGGAGATGTCCTTCTGATCGCTGGAAAAGGACATGAAACGTACCAGATTATCGGAACAAAAAAACGTGATTTCAGTGACGCGCTTGAAGTAACTTCGGCAATCAAGGAGATATTCGGTTGA
- a CDS encoding penicillin-binding transpeptidase domain-containing protein — protein MAKRKKESLESSKNKLLFVMLLFAILWISLLGRAAWLQLYKGADLSRLALRQHLAAELERGERGSIFDRNGNLLATSVEASSLYIRPVKVTNVEGTAAKLSKILGISRSKLRKALSKKANFIWIKRQLDDRAANKIKKADLPGVYLTTEFVRLYPNKHLAGQLLGFAGIDGKGLEGIEKEFNDRLAGRKAQFVVQRDASGRRLYLDAMGHEVDVRGKDVHLTIDSHLQSIAENALVEAIKKFEAKWGAAIIVEVATGDVLALANCPRFNPNIFRTSSPKIWRDRAALDVVEPGSTMKPFLVAAALENGVVTPEKLFDCENGRWKLNGKYINDTHKCGWLPVHKIIRYSSNIGAAKIGLELGVQNYHKFLKDLGFGSRTGLPIPGDRAGSIRPAAKWNEIDLAAASFGQGVGVTALQMAKAYLCLANKGVAKPLRLIQLPKSEDKEAPKRIFSAKVAEKVLSMMREVVQEDGTGTNARINGITVAGKTGTAQKAGKGGYGNNYMGSFVGMIPGFNPEYIVLVWIDEPKLNHYGSKVAAPAVKKIMTEALAYYGKLPERQNSTPIMEANVESYSEMPKRAVKLNSTMSAASSESVPDVTGMPIRRAVEIMVKKGFIPKLKGQGMTIIKQVPPAGDKWPEEKNAEIVLWLS, from the coding sequence GTGGCAAAAAGGAAAAAAGAAAGCTTAGAGTCGAGCAAGAATAAATTGCTCTTCGTAATGCTTCTTTTCGCCATTTTGTGGATAAGCCTCCTCGGTAGAGCCGCATGGTTGCAGCTTTATAAAGGGGCGGACCTTTCACGCCTTGCACTGCGCCAACATCTGGCTGCGGAACTTGAGCGCGGAGAGCGCGGCTCTATTTTTGATAGGAACGGCAACCTGCTTGCCACCAGTGTAGAAGCATCTTCACTTTATATCCGCCCTGTAAAAGTGACTAACGTTGAAGGGACTGCTGCAAAGCTCTCAAAGATACTCGGAATTTCAAGATCTAAACTGAGGAAAGCTCTTTCTAAAAAGGCTAACTTTATTTGGATTAAAAGACAGCTTGACGACAGGGCAGCTAATAAAATTAAAAAAGCTGACTTACCCGGAGTTTATCTGACAACTGAATTTGTGAGGCTTTACCCTAACAAACATCTGGCAGGACAACTGCTCGGCTTTGCCGGAATTGATGGAAAAGGCCTTGAAGGGATCGAAAAAGAATTCAATGACCGCCTAGCAGGACGCAAGGCGCAATTTGTTGTTCAAAGAGATGCCTCAGGACGCAGACTTTACCTTGATGCTATGGGGCATGAAGTTGATGTCCGAGGAAAAGACGTACATCTAACGATTGATTCCCACCTGCAATCAATCGCTGAAAATGCATTGGTTGAGGCTATAAAGAAATTTGAAGCTAAGTGGGGAGCTGCAATTATTGTGGAAGTTGCAACAGGAGACGTTTTAGCTCTTGCCAACTGCCCAAGGTTCAACCCCAATATTTTCCGCACGAGTTCTCCTAAAATCTGGAGAGATCGGGCGGCACTTGATGTGGTCGAACCAGGTTCTACTATGAAACCTTTTTTGGTCGCAGCAGCATTAGAAAACGGAGTCGTAACTCCTGAAAAGCTATTCGACTGTGAAAACGGAAGATGGAAATTAAATGGCAAATATATCAATGATACGCATAAATGCGGCTGGCTTCCTGTGCATAAAATTATCAGATATTCTAGTAATATCGGGGCAGCAAAAATTGGACTGGAACTAGGAGTTCAAAACTACCACAAATTTCTAAAAGATTTAGGATTTGGAAGCAGAACAGGACTTCCTATCCCCGGAGACAGAGCCGGGTCAATCCGTCCTGCAGCCAAATGGAACGAAATAGACCTTGCCGCAGCATCATTTGGACAAGGTGTAGGTGTTACAGCCCTGCAAATGGCAAAAGCATACTTATGCCTTGCGAATAAAGGTGTTGCGAAGCCATTGCGACTGATTCAGTTGCCCAAGTCAGAAGACAAAGAAGCACCGAAAAGAATTTTCAGCGCAAAAGTAGCAGAAAAAGTTCTCTCCATGATGCGTGAAGTTGTTCAAGAAGACGGAACCGGCACCAACGCACGGATAAACGGCATTACTGTTGCCGGAAAAACAGGAACGGCTCAGAAAGCAGGAAAAGGCGGATACGGCAACAATTATATGGGATCATTTGTGGGCATGATCCCAGGATTTAATCCTGAATATATTGTCCTTGTCTGGATAGATGAACCAAAGCTCAATCATTACGGATCAAAAGTTGCCGCTCCTGCAGTTAAAAAGATTATGACCGAGGCCCTTGCTTACTATGGCAAATTGCCGGAAAGACAAAACTCGACCCCCATTATGGAAGCAAATGTTGAGTCGTATTCCGAAATGCCAAAAAGAGCTGTGAAACTAAACTCAACAATGAGTGCGGCTTCCAGCGAGAGTGTTCCTGATGTAACCGGGATGCCCATTCGCAGGGCTGTAGAAATAATGGTGAAAAAAGGATTTATTCCCAAACTGAAAGGTCAGGGAATGACTATAATTAAACAAGTTCCTCCTGCAGGCGACAAATGGCCTGAAGAAAAGAACGCAGAAATTGTTCTCTGGTTATCATAA
- the rsmH gene encoding 16S rRNA (cytosine(1402)-N(4))-methyltransferase RsmH, giving the protein METQKTTPEKVHTSVLLKEVIDWIAPKPGGLYLDGTLGMGGHSSAILEAAGEGAQLIGLDRDEQALELAKVRLTPFEERVHRFHLAFSKFEEALDEMGWDKIDGVVLDLGVSSLHLDRAERGFSFAKDGPLDMRMDPAGGMPPASSIVNKASYSDLVRIIKLYGEEPLGSKIANAIIKAREEKKITTTLELAAIISKAYPAKRRALSRTHPATKTFQGLRIAVNSELEELKNFLHRIPERLNPGARVAVISFHSLEDRIVKRSFIAESKECDCPPMQPSCTCGNKQRLKVLTKKPILPTEEEMEVNSRSRSAKLRVAERSQEKK; this is encoded by the coding sequence ATGGAAACACAGAAAACAACCCCTGAAAAGGTTCACACATCTGTTCTACTAAAAGAAGTCATTGATTGGATCGCCCCCAAACCAGGCGGTCTTTATCTTGACGGCACTTTAGGTATGGGAGGTCATTCCAGTGCCATACTCGAAGCTGCTGGTGAAGGCGCTCAGCTTATAGGGCTGGATAGAGATGAACAGGCTCTTGAACTTGCAAAGGTAAGACTCACTCCTTTTGAAGAAAGAGTTCATCGGTTTCATTTGGCTTTCAGTAAATTTGAAGAAGCTCTTGATGAAATGGGCTGGGATAAAATTGATGGAGTAGTTCTGGATCTAGGAGTGTCTTCCTTGCACCTTGACCGTGCAGAAAGAGGCTTCAGCTTTGCTAAAGACGGGCCACTTGATATGCGAATGGACCCTGCTGGAGGAATGCCTCCGGCTTCAAGCATAGTAAATAAAGCGTCATATTCTGACCTAGTCAGAATAATTAAACTTTACGGAGAAGAGCCCCTTGGATCAAAAATCGCCAATGCCATCATTAAAGCAAGAGAAGAAAAAAAGATAACAACCACTCTGGAACTGGCTGCGATAATATCCAAGGCATATCCGGCTAAACGAAGAGCGTTATCCAGAACACATCCGGCGACAAAAACATTTCAAGGTTTACGCATTGCGGTCAATTCAGAGCTTGAAGAACTTAAAAACTTTCTGCACAGAATTCCCGAAAGGCTTAATCCCGGAGCCAGAGTCGCTGTTATTTCCTTTCATTCACTGGAAGACAGAATAGTTAAAAGATCTTTTATAGCTGAATCCAAAGAATGTGACTGCCCTCCTATGCAGCCGTCATGCACTTGTGGAAACAAACAAAGGCTGAAGGTGCTGACTAAAAAACCGATTCTTCCAACCGAAGAAGAAATGGAAGTTAATTCACGCAGTCGCAGCGCAAAACTCCGAGTAGCTGAAAGGTCGCAGGAGAAAAAGTGA
- the mraZ gene encoding division/cell wall cluster transcriptional repressor MraZ has translation MKFRSHAHRSMDAKGRLMLTPEFRDQVYTDSAEGLVTLTIFEGNIVGFTPPDWAILEENLAKIKNPSRSLRNFIRIIISGSEEVHLDKQGRITIPSHLRKSGKLDKEVVLAGVGDRFEIWDKRAFEALLEQDFDDVSEELSQSGVELPF, from the coding sequence ATGAAGTTTAGAAGTCACGCCCATCGAAGCATGGATGCCAAAGGCAGACTGATGCTCACACCAGAATTCCGGGATCAAGTTTATACTGATTCTGCGGAAGGCCTCGTGACGTTAACTATTTTTGAAGGCAACATTGTTGGCTTCACCCCTCCTGACTGGGCTATTCTTGAAGAGAATCTTGCTAAAATCAAGAATCCAAGCCGTAGTCTGAGGAATTTCATCCGCATTATCATTTCCGGTTCTGAAGAAGTTCACCTTGATAAACAAGGTCGAATTACAATTCCCTCACATTTGCGTAAAAGCGGAAAGCTGGACAAAGAAGTTGTCCTGGCTGGAGTCGGTGACAGATTTGAAATCTGGGACAAGAGAGCTTTTGAAGCCCTTCTTGAACAGGATTTTGATGATGTTTCCGAAGAATTATCTCAGAGCGGAGTCGAACTCCCGTTCTAA